In one Streptomyces venezuelae genomic region, the following are encoded:
- a CDS encoding CGNR zinc finger domain-containing protein encodes MALGTAPAPYELRFDSGRSCLDLVATSHPVERLDSVARLRAWLVGAGLVPAEALLHGAGPQWLVAFHELRAHVGQLVRGEIEGRPLAAAAALDRVNALAAAAPPAPRAVRAADGTLVRVLRGEPGCAALVAAVARDAVDLLTDPVARALLRQCEGDNCPIVYLDTSRGRRRRWCSSEVCGNRERVARHRRRAALARP; translated from the coding sequence ATGGCGTTGGGCACGGCCCCGGCTCCGTACGAGCTGCGATTCGACTCGGGGCGGAGCTGTCTGGACCTCGTGGCGACGAGCCACCCCGTGGAACGGCTCGACTCCGTGGCGCGGCTGCGCGCCTGGCTCGTCGGCGCGGGCCTCGTACCCGCGGAAGCGTTACTGCACGGCGCCGGGCCGCAGTGGCTCGTCGCCTTCCATGAACTACGCGCCCACGTGGGGCAGTTGGTGCGCGGCGAGATCGAGGGGCGGCCCCTCGCCGCCGCGGCCGCGCTCGACCGGGTCAACGCGCTGGCCGCCGCGGCGCCCCCGGCCCCCCGCGCGGTACGCGCCGCCGACGGCACGCTCGTACGCGTCCTGCGCGGCGAACCCGGCTGCGCGGCGCTCGTCGCCGCCGTCGCCAGGGATGCCGTCGACCTCCTCACCGACCCGGTGGCCCGCGCCCTGCTCCGCCAGTGCGAGGGCGACAACTGCCCGATCGTGTACCTCGACACGTCCCGCGGGCGTCGGCGCCGCTGGTGTTCGAGCGAGGTGTGCGGCAACCGGGAACGGGTGGCGAGACACCGCCGCAGGGCGGCGCTCGCTCGACCGTGA